In Candidatus Defluviibacterium haderslevense, the following are encoded in one genomic region:
- a CDS encoding TIGR02757 family protein — MHQDNIKEFLDFYSDKYNHRAFIEHDPISIPHQFSKKQDIEIIGFWVAMLSWGNRKTIINKGLELCERMDHAPYDFVVNHQEEDRRKFETFVQRTFNYTDSLYFLSFFQSWYKTHDSLEEAFIGFEEHPFMNLEASLESLNQHFFSGDEVPQRTRKHVSKPSSGSRCKRILMFLRWMVRKDDRGVDFGIWKKLQPSQLMLPLDVHVERTARLLGLLKRNILDWKAVIEISEACRAMRPEDPAFYDYGLFGISLAMKQEEPDILKFLRNNS; from the coding sequence ATGCATCAAGACAATATAAAAGAATTTCTCGATTTCTATTCTGATAAATATAATCATCGGGCATTTATTGAACATGATCCTATCTCTATTCCACATCAATTTTCAAAGAAACAGGATATTGAGATTATAGGCTTTTGGGTGGCCATGCTTTCATGGGGTAATCGGAAGACCATTATTAATAAAGGGCTTGAATTATGTGAGCGGATGGACCATGCTCCGTATGATTTTGTAGTGAATCATCAGGAAGAAGACCGTCGAAAGTTTGAGACTTTTGTTCAGCGAACATTTAATTATACGGATAGCTTATATTTTTTAAGTTTTTTTCAATCATGGTATAAAACACATGACAGCCTAGAAGAGGCATTCATTGGTTTCGAAGAACATCCATTTATGAATTTGGAGGCGAGTTTAGAATCATTGAATCAACATTTTTTTAGTGGAGATGAGGTGCCTCAGAGAACTCGAAAACATGTCTCTAAGCCTTCATCCGGATCCAGGTGCAAACGGATCCTTATGTTTTTAAGATGGATGGTTCGAAAGGATGACAGGGGTGTGGACTTTGGTATTTGGAAAAAGTTGCAACCTTCGCAACTAATGCTGCCTCTAGACGTTCATGTAGAGCGGACAGCTAGATTGTTGGGGCTATTGAAGCGCAACATTTTAGACTGGAAGGCTGTGATTGAAATATCTGAGGCTTGTAGAGCTATGAGACCCGAAGATCCTGCCTTTTATGACTATGGATTGTTTGGAATCAGTCTAGCCATGAAACAAGAAGAACCCGATATTTTAAAGTTTCTACGAAATAATTCGTAG